The proteins below are encoded in one region of Neisseria bacilliformis:
- a CDS encoding OsmC family protein has product MRITSKRLDNLCFVGTTEAGHSVVMEGSAVEDGVKRGPSPMEMLLLGVAGCSSIDVVMIAQKQRQDVTDCQATVTAERADEAPRVFTEIHIHFKVFGRNLKEAAIAKAVELSAEKYCSASIMLGKAAKISHSFELAEAQT; this is encoded by the coding sequence ATGCGGATAACAAGCAAGCGTTTGGACAATCTCTGCTTTGTGGGCACCACCGAAGCGGGGCACAGCGTGGTGATGGAAGGATCGGCGGTCGAAGACGGCGTGAAACGCGGCCCCTCGCCGATGGAAATGCTGCTGCTGGGCGTGGCCGGCTGTTCCAGCATCGACGTGGTGATGATCGCGCAGAAACAGCGGCAGGACGTTACCGACTGCCAGGCTACGGTAACCGCCGAACGCGCCGACGAAGCCCCGCGCGTGTTCACCGAAATCCATATCCATTTCAAAGTGTTCGGCCGCAACCTGAAAGAAGCCGCCATCGCCAAGGCGGTGGAATTGTCGGCAGAAAAATACTGCTCGGCCTCGATTATGCTGGGCAAAGCCGCCAAAATCAGCCACAGCTTCGAGCTGGCCGAAGCGCAAACCTGA
- the rraA gene encoding ribonuclease E activity regulator RraA — protein MFTDFSTADLIDAAPNTPSCDTQFRSFGRRARFSGRIRTVRCAGDNGLVKELLNSHSEGEVLVVDGGGSLHSALIGDLIATAGAANGWAGAVVYGAVRDSEALNEIDFGIKALGTNPRKSGKSGAGETDAVLAFGGVEFVPGHFLYSDADGILVSPNPIRAE, from the coding sequence ATGTTTACCGATTTTTCCACTGCCGACCTCATCGACGCCGCCCCAAACACCCCCTCCTGCGACACCCAGTTCCGCAGCTTCGGCCGCCGCGCCCGTTTCAGCGGCCGCATCCGCACCGTCAGATGCGCGGGCGACAACGGCCTGGTCAAAGAGCTGCTCAACTCGCATTCCGAAGGCGAAGTGCTGGTGGTGGATGGCGGCGGCTCGCTGCACAGCGCGCTGATCGGCGATTTGATCGCCACCGCCGGCGCGGCCAACGGCTGGGCGGGCGCGGTGGTGTACGGCGCGGTGCGCGACAGCGAAGCCCTCAACGAGATCGATTTCGGCATCAAGGCGTTGGGCACGAACCCGCGCAAAAGCGGCAAAAGCGGCGCGGGCGAAACCGACGCCGTGCTCGCTTTCGGCGGCGTGGAATTTGTGCCCGGCCATTTCCTGTACAGCGACGCCGACGGGATTCTGGTGTCGCCCAATCCCATTCGTGCCGAATAA
- a CDS encoding ABC transporter ATP-binding protein/permease translates to MNLLKQFFRLARPFWAGKSQWREWLLLASVIGFTLFSIFMSVKIAAWDKRFYDALAAFDGKAMPALIVEYCGYMGLIIACIVCGDWLQKRLIFRWRTHLTERFQSNWLGNHKHYRLQLTGEPDNPDQRIADDIYQLADKSIVLFRSFINNIAKFSAFVAVLWGLSGTQHFTLFGHAFTVKGYLVWVALAYSAVSTLIAHLVGRKLKDLNIDRQHREADFRAALLRVRDHAEQVAFYQGADAEQGRLKQRYRQIRDNWFRLTNCEFRQETFWATYVRISIFIPILATLPMYLAKTLTFGDMMQTRTSFARVQDSFGWFTDSYRRLVEWAAVVERLGGFQAALERVERQPENAVGRILESDNTAATPAVGWVETQQTNQSRENVRSRPNLPAAASEQKTSDTSIRPTRLGWGQTPDAPAHSVSNTAAITLAQTTVHTPAGKTMLQAVSLEASAPEWLLLEGRSGIGKSTLLRVLAGLWPYYSGHFHINGSFLFIPQRPYLPHGSLRDTVSYPHPCRLSDDLLRDILERVGLGRLKHDLNAEAEWHSRLSGGEQQRLSLARALAARAQILFLDEATNQLDDESSIALMTMLKTELPDTLIVGISHQSGVKALFERSMVLRQAEAV, encoded by the coding sequence ATGAACCTGCTCAAACAATTCTTCCGCCTCGCCCGCCCGTTTTGGGCAGGGAAATCGCAATGGCGCGAGTGGCTGCTGCTCGCTTCCGTTATCGGCTTCACGCTGTTTTCCATTTTTATGAGCGTGAAAATCGCCGCGTGGGACAAGCGTTTTTACGACGCGCTCGCCGCGTTTGACGGCAAAGCCATGCCAGCCTTAATCGTAGAATACTGCGGCTATATGGGGCTGATTATCGCCTGCATCGTCTGCGGCGACTGGCTGCAAAAGCGGCTGATTTTCCGCTGGCGCACGCATTTGACCGAGCGTTTCCAGTCAAACTGGCTGGGCAATCACAAACACTACCGCCTGCAACTCACAGGCGAGCCCGACAACCCCGACCAGCGCATTGCAGACGACATCTACCAGCTTGCCGACAAAAGCATCGTGCTGTTTCGTTCGTTTATCAACAACATCGCCAAATTCAGCGCGTTTGTTGCCGTGCTGTGGGGCTTGTCGGGCACGCAGCATTTCACGCTGTTTGGACACGCGTTTACCGTTAAAGGCTATCTGGTTTGGGTTGCGCTGGCGTATTCCGCCGTCAGCACGCTGATTGCCCACTTGGTCGGGCGCAAACTGAAAGATTTGAACATCGACCGCCAGCACCGCGAAGCCGACTTCCGCGCCGCATTGTTGCGGGTGCGCGACCACGCCGAGCAGGTGGCGTTTTATCAGGGCGCGGATGCCGAGCAAGGCCGTCTGAAACAGCGTTACCGCCAAATCCGCGACAACTGGTTCCGCCTCACCAACTGCGAGTTCCGCCAAGAAACCTTTTGGGCGACCTATGTGCGCATCAGCATTTTTATCCCCATCCTCGCCACGCTGCCGATGTACCTCGCCAAAACGCTCACTTTCGGCGACATGATGCAGACGCGCACCTCGTTCGCCCGCGTGCAGGACAGCTTCGGCTGGTTCACCGATTCCTACCGCCGGCTGGTGGAATGGGCGGCGGTGGTCGAGCGTTTGGGCGGGTTTCAGGCTGCTTTGGAAAGGGTGGAAAGGCAGCCTGAAAATGCCGTAGGTCGGATTCTCGAATCCGACAACACCGCCGCCACGCCCGCCGTAGGTTGGGTCGAGACCCAACAAACAAACCAAAGCCGCGAGAATGTTAGGTCAAGACCCAACCTACCTGCTGCCGCATCCGAACAAAAAACGTCGGATACAAGTATCCGACCTACGCGGCTAGGGTGGGGGCAAACACCTGATGCGCCCGCCCATTCTGTTTCCAACACCGCCGCCATCACCCTCGCCCAAACCACCGTCCACACCCCCGCAGGCAAAACCATGCTGCAAGCCGTCAGCCTTGAAGCCAGCGCGCCCGAGTGGCTGCTCTTGGAAGGCCGCAGCGGCATCGGCAAATCCACGCTGCTGCGCGTGCTGGCAGGCTTGTGGCCGTATTACAGCGGGCATTTCCACATCAACGGCAGCTTCCTGTTTATCCCGCAACGCCCCTACCTGCCGCACGGCAGCCTGCGCGACACCGTCAGCTACCCGCACCCCTGCCGCCTTTCAGACGACCTGTTGCGCGATATTTTGGAACGCGTCGGCTTAGGCCGTCTGAAACACGATTTGAATGCCGAAGCCGAATGGCACAGCCGCTTGTCCGGCGGCGAACAGCAACGCCTCAGCCTCGCCCGCGCCCTCGCCGCCCGAGCGCAAATCCTGTTCCTCGACGAAGCCACCAACCAGCTTGACGACGAGTCTTCCATCGCCCTGATGACCATGCTCAAAACCGAATTGCCCGACACATTGATAGTCGGCATCAGCCACCAAAGTGGCGTGAAAGCCTTGTTTGAGCGCAGCATGGTGTTGCGGCAGGCAGAGGCCGTCTGA
- a CDS encoding TonB-dependent siderophore receptor yields the protein MKPKHTALRPAALALCLAALPAAVWADDVVEGETPPQVTVSGKSRSLRTENRDSYGVSVLRSTTGLILSPREIPQSVTVITKDQIADQGITRLEDALKTATGINVFQSGGRTHFMSRGYFIEQLEEDGIASQIGSPGGFGLGGPQGDPMAGTDMAMYDHIEVIRGAAGLTQANSEPGGTINVVRKKPTAQTQLSAELLADRFGKVNGVFDASGTLSAAHGLRGRFVGSATRNKTFRERSRGRDFMLYGVLEKRIGEAGRLTWGASHLNQSSNPDLVGLPLYADGGGLPRDRYLGAEWNDSRLKKNNLFAEYEHYFNDNWKLVSKLDWRKTRFDKEYYFLGGISGIGADGLGETYADDRYDNDSRQFSLQNNLTGRFQALGRSHDVFFAHTFSKEKHNTLNRWPDDSRRFNADSFDGSEPGKPDWDAADAKARGGQGRYKTHAFGLGIRFNPAERLHIIAGGRYTRWYRYLYWDRNLKDGNPGSVQELKRNRFIPYAGITYDITPAQSLYASYTAIFKQTMNRDANDNLLPPIMGKNYELGWKGEWNGGRLNTALALYFTDKENENFRVNARDPYWVALDRRSKGVDAEISGSLTSRWKIFAGYTFNRSTNRNTVPGGMPGREKGYNFSTHTPKHMFRLYTAYTLPAGGGKWTVGLGVNSSSKTGNSSRTLFQGGYTLWNANLQYRPNPHMQLSLAVNNLTDKRYYTSQYSSGFNSGNYYGEPRNVLFGFKWKM from the coding sequence GTGAAACCGAAACATACCGCCCTGCGCCCCGCCGCGCTCGCCTTGTGTCTTGCCGCTTTGCCCGCCGCCGTGTGGGCGGATGACGTGGTAGAGGGGGAAACGCCGCCGCAGGTTACCGTAAGCGGCAAAAGCCGCAGCCTGCGCACGGAAAACCGCGACAGCTACGGCGTGTCCGTGCTGCGCTCCACCACCGGCCTGATTTTGTCGCCGCGCGAAATCCCGCAGTCGGTAACCGTGATCACCAAAGACCAAATCGCCGACCAGGGCATCACGCGGCTGGAAGACGCGCTGAAAACCGCCACCGGCATTAATGTGTTCCAATCGGGCGGCCGCACGCATTTTATGTCGCGCGGCTATTTTATCGAACAGCTCGAAGAAGACGGCATCGCCTCGCAGATCGGCTCGCCCGGCGGCTTCGGCCTCGGCGGCCCGCAGGGCGACCCGATGGCGGGCACCGACATGGCGATGTACGACCACATCGAAGTGATACGCGGCGCGGCCGGGCTGACGCAGGCAAACAGCGAGCCGGGCGGCACCATCAACGTGGTGCGCAAAAAGCCCACCGCGCAAACGCAGCTTTCCGCCGAGCTGCTGGCCGACCGCTTCGGCAAGGTAAACGGCGTGTTCGACGCGTCGGGCACATTGAGCGCGGCGCACGGCCTGCGCGGCCGCTTCGTCGGCTCGGCCACGCGCAACAAAACCTTCCGCGAACGCTCGCGCGGGCGCGACTTCATGCTGTACGGCGTGCTGGAAAAACGCATCGGCGAGGCGGGACGGCTCACTTGGGGCGCAAGCCATCTGAACCAGTCGTCCAATCCCGACCTCGTCGGCCTGCCGCTGTATGCCGACGGCGGCGGCCTGCCGCGCGACCGCTACCTCGGCGCAGAGTGGAACGACAGCCGTCTGAAAAAAAACAACCTGTTTGCCGAATACGAACATTATTTCAACGACAACTGGAAACTCGTCAGCAAACTCGACTGGCGCAAAACCCGTTTCGACAAAGAATACTATTTCCTCGGCGGCATCAGCGGCATCGGCGCGGACGGATTGGGCGAAACCTACGCCGACGACCGCTACGACAACGACTCGCGCCAGTTCTCCTTGCAAAACAACCTCACCGGCCGCTTTCAGGCACTCGGCCGCAGCCACGACGTATTTTTCGCCCACACCTTCTCGAAAGAAAAACACAACACCCTCAACCGCTGGCCGGACGACAGCCGCCGCTTCAACGCCGACAGCTTCGACGGCAGCGAGCCGGGCAAACCCGACTGGGATGCGGCCGATGCCAAAGCGCGCGGCGGGCAGGGACGCTATAAAACCCACGCCTTCGGCCTGGGCATCCGCTTCAACCCCGCCGAGCGGCTGCACATCATCGCCGGCGGCCGCTACACCCGCTGGTACCGCTACCTCTATTGGGACAGAAACCTGAAAGACGGCAACCCCGGCAGCGTGCAGGAGCTCAAACGCAACCGCTTCATCCCCTACGCCGGCATCACCTACGACATCACCCCTGCGCAAAGCCTGTACGCCAGCTACACCGCCATCTTCAAGCAAACCATGAACCGCGACGCCAACGACAACCTGCTGCCGCCCATCATGGGCAAAAACTACGAGCTGGGCTGGAAGGGCGAATGGAACGGCGGCCGGCTCAACACCGCTCTCGCCCTCTACTTCACCGACAAAGAAAACGAAAACTTCCGCGTCAACGCCCGCGATCCCTACTGGGTGGCACTCGACCGCCGCAGCAAAGGCGTGGACGCGGAAATCTCCGGCAGCCTGACGAGCCGCTGGAAAATCTTCGCCGGCTACACCTTCAACCGCAGCACCAACCGCAACACCGTCCCCGGCGGGATGCCCGGCAGGGAGAAAGGCTACAATTTCAGCACCCACACGCCCAAACACATGTTCCGCCTCTACACCGCCTACACCCTGCCCGCAGGCGGCGGCAAATGGACGGTCGGCCTGGGCGTCAACAGCAGCAGCAAAACCGGCAATTCGAGCCGCACCCTGTTCCAGGGCGGCTACACCCTGTGGAACGCCAACCTGCAATACCGCCCCAACCCGCACATGCAGCTCAGCCTCGCCGTGAACAACCTTACCGACAAACGTTACTACACCAGCCAATACAGCAGCGGCTTCAACAGCGGCAACTACTACGGCGAACCGCGCAACGTCTTGTTCGGCTTCAAATGGAAAATGTAA
- a CDS encoding DEAD/DEAH box helicase, with the protein MNAFSSLGLGAEIVSALAEQGYETPTPIQAAAIPKVLAGHDLLAAAQTGTGKTAAFMLPALERLKRYANTSASPAMHPVRMLVLTPTRELADQIDKNVQAYIKNLPLRHTVLFGGVNMDKQTADLRVGCEIVVATVGRLLDHVKQKNINFAKIETVVLDEADRMLDMGFIDDIRAIMGMLPRERQTLLFSATFADPIRKLAQDFMNAPETVEVAAQNTANANVEQHVIAVDTFEKRRLLERLIVDLDIKQVIVFCKTKQSVDQVTRDLQRRGLAAQSIHGDKSQQTRLETLNAFKEGGLRVLVATDVAARGLDIAELPFVINYEMPAQPEDYVHRIGRTGRAGADGVAISLMDENEQKMFEAVCILTGNSVPVERIEGFEPQWWNKAAQPQNAQRPSENGRDGRTRRDARNGKERDTAEPRRHDAPEACGRIEGRRSRRGERVKCALVQANYGVK; encoded by the coding sequence ATGAACGCCTTTTCCTCACTGGGCCTGGGCGCGGAAATCGTCTCCGCCTTGGCCGAACAGGGTTACGAAACCCCCACCCCCATCCAGGCCGCCGCCATTCCAAAAGTATTGGCCGGACACGACCTTTTAGCCGCCGCGCAAACCGGCACCGGCAAAACCGCCGCCTTCATGCTGCCCGCGCTCGAACGCCTCAAACGCTACGCCAACACCTCCGCCTCCCCCGCCATGCACCCCGTGCGCATGCTGGTACTCACCCCCACCCGCGAGCTGGCCGACCAAATCGACAAAAACGTGCAGGCGTATATCAAAAACCTGCCGCTGCGCCACACCGTGCTGTTCGGCGGCGTGAACATGGACAAACAGACCGCCGATCTGCGCGTCGGCTGCGAAATCGTCGTCGCCACCGTCGGCCGCCTGCTCGACCACGTCAAACAAAAAAACATCAACTTCGCCAAAATCGAAACCGTGGTGCTGGACGAAGCCGACCGTATGCTCGACATGGGCTTCATCGACGACATCCGCGCCATCATGGGCATGCTGCCGCGCGAACGCCAAACCCTGCTCTTCTCCGCCACCTTCGCCGACCCGATCCGCAAGCTGGCGCAGGACTTCATGAACGCCCCCGAAACCGTCGAAGTGGCCGCGCAGAACACCGCCAACGCCAACGTCGAACAGCACGTCATCGCCGTCGACACCTTTGAAAAACGCCGCCTGCTCGAACGCCTGATTGTCGATTTGGACATCAAACAGGTCATCGTCTTCTGCAAAACCAAGCAAAGCGTCGACCAGGTAACGCGCGACTTGCAGCGGCGCGGCCTCGCCGCCCAGTCCATCCACGGCGACAAATCGCAGCAGACCCGCCTCGAAACCCTCAACGCCTTCAAAGAAGGCGGCCTGCGCGTGCTCGTCGCCACCGACGTGGCCGCGCGCGGGCTGGACATCGCCGAGCTGCCCTTCGTCATCAACTACGAAATGCCCGCCCAGCCCGAAGACTACGTCCACCGCATCGGCCGCACCGGCCGCGCCGGTGCCGACGGCGTCGCCATCTCGCTGATGGACGAAAACGAACAGAAAATGTTTGAAGCCGTCTGCATCCTCACCGGCAACAGCGTCCCCGTCGAACGCATCGAAGGCTTCGAGCCGCAATGGTGGAACAAGGCCGCGCAGCCGCAAAACGCACAGAGGCCGTCTGAAAACGGCCGCGACGGCAGAACCCGCCGCGATGCCCGCAACGGCAAAGAGCGCGACACCGCCGAACCCCGCCGCCACGACGCCCCCGAAGCCTGCGGCCGCATCGAAGGCCGCCGCAGCCGCCGTGGCGAACGCGTCAAATGCGCCCTCGTCCAGGCCAACTATGGCGTGAAATAA
- the truA gene encoding tRNA pseudouridine(38-40) synthase TruA — protein MTEPPKTRRALIVAYDGSRFFGWQKQAGGVPTVQAALEEALSGIAGERIAVTAAGRTDTGVHAAAQVVHFDTAAERPGQAWVRGTNSLLPEGVAVLRVHNVPPHFHARFDACGRRYRYVLQSAPVRSPLLAGRAGWTHTPLDPAPMREAAALLVGTHDFSSFRAAECQAKSPVKTLYSVRLSGTARFMALDLHGNAFLHHMVRNIVGALVYVGSGRLSVAGFAELIAAKSRLKAPPTFMPDGLYLTGADYPPEFGLDTPPLPDWLWPQL, from the coding sequence ATGACCGAACCGCCCAAAACCCGCCGTGCCCTAATCGTCGCCTACGACGGCAGCCGTTTTTTCGGCTGGCAGAAACAGGCCGGCGGCGTGCCCACCGTGCAGGCCGCTTTGGAAGAGGCGTTAAGCGGCATCGCTGGCGAGCGCATTGCCGTAACCGCCGCCGGCCGCACCGACACCGGCGTGCACGCCGCCGCCCAAGTCGTCCATTTCGACACCGCCGCCGAGCGTCCCGGCCAAGCCTGGGTGCGCGGCACCAACAGCCTGCTGCCCGAAGGCGTGGCCGTGCTGCGCGTGCACAACGTCCCCCCGCATTTCCACGCCCGCTTCGATGCCTGCGGCCGCCGCTACCGCTACGTGTTGCAGTCCGCCCCCGTGCGCTCCCCGCTCTTAGCGGGCAGGGCAGGGTGGACGCACACCCCGCTCGACCCCGCCCCCATGCGCGAGGCCGCCGCCCTTTTGGTCGGCACGCACGACTTTTCCAGCTTCCGCGCCGCCGAGTGCCAGGCCAAATCCCCCGTCAAAACCCTGTATTCCGTGCGCCTGAGCGGCACGGCGCGGTTTATGGCACTCGATTTGCACGGCAACGCCTTTCTGCACCACATGGTGCGCAACATCGTCGGTGCGCTGGTGTACGTTGGCAGCGGCAGGCTCAGCGTGGCGGGCTTCGCCGAACTCATCGCCGCCAAAAGCCGCCTCAAAGCCCCGCCCACCTTCATGCCCGACGGCCTCTACCTCACCGGCGCGGATTACCCGCCCGAGTTCGGCCTCGACACCCCGCCGCTGCCCGACTGGCTGTGGCCGCAGCTTTGA
- a CDS encoding tetratricopeptide repeat protein, giving the protein MKTRLSAAALILALCLPPAQADVVFADPPHWKQLHEGETAYLNRDYRRALQILLPLADNGDYTVRSIVQPKLAQIYVLGPEGVKNPAEAARWLHKAAEGGDIGSQYYLGLLYLRGRDRDFDIKPDAAQAAKWFAKAAEQGHADAALTLASIYEEGADGLPQDMAAAARWYRKAAELGKPNAAAVLAQMYAQGVGVKRDLREAEKWRRRAEQDGER; this is encoded by the coding sequence ATGAAAACGAGGCTGTCCGCCGCCGCCCTGATCCTCGCTCTCTGCCTGCCCCCTGCGCAGGCCGATGTGGTATTTGCCGACCCGCCGCACTGGAAACAGCTGCACGAAGGCGAAACCGCATATCTCAACCGCGACTACCGCCGCGCGCTGCAAATCCTGCTGCCGCTGGCCGACAACGGCGACTACACCGTGCGTTCCATTGTGCAGCCCAAGCTGGCGCAGATTTACGTGCTCGGCCCGGAGGGGGTGAAAAACCCGGCTGAAGCCGCCCGCTGGCTGCACAAGGCGGCCGAGGGCGGCGACATAGGTTCGCAGTATTATCTGGGGCTGCTCTATCTGCGCGGCCGCGACAGGGATTTCGACATCAAACCCGACGCAGCGCAGGCGGCCAAATGGTTTGCCAAAGCCGCAGAGCAGGGACACGCCGACGCCGCACTGACGCTGGCGTCAATATACGAAGAGGGCGCGGACGGCCTGCCGCAGGACATGGCCGCCGCCGCCAGGTGGTACCGGAAGGCGGCGGAGCTGGGCAAACCGAATGCGGCGGCGGTGCTCGCGCAGATGTACGCGCAGGGCGTCGGCGTGAAGCGGGACTTACGCGAGGCGGAAAAATGGCGGCGCAGGGCGGAACAGGACGGGGAGCGGTAA
- a CDS encoding 2,3-diphosphoglycerate-dependent phosphoglycerate mutase codes for MELVFIRHGQSEWNAKNLFTGWRDVNLSAQGVAEAQAAGRKLKENGYAFDLAFTSVLTRAIKTCNIVLEECGQLYVPQIKSWRLNERHYGRLQGMDKQQTAEQYGDEQVRIWRRSYDTLPPLLDADDEFSARKDPRYAHLPQSVIPDGENLKTTLERVLPIWQDRIAPAVLAGKRVLVAAHGNSLRALVKHLEGISDDDIMGVEIPTGQPLVYQLGDKLNVLEKFYL; via the coding sequence ATGGAACTCGTCTTCATCCGCCACGGCCAGAGCGAATGGAACGCCAAAAACCTCTTCACCGGCTGGCGCGACGTCAACCTCAGCGCACAGGGCGTCGCCGAAGCGCAGGCGGCCGGGCGCAAACTCAAAGAAAACGGCTACGCCTTCGACCTTGCCTTCACCTCCGTGCTCACCCGCGCCATCAAAACCTGCAACATCGTGCTCGAAGAATGCGGCCAACTGTATGTTCCGCAAATCAAAAGCTGGCGGCTGAACGAACGCCACTACGGCCGCCTGCAAGGCATGGACAAACAACAAACAGCCGAACAATACGGCGACGAACAAGTGCGCATCTGGCGCAGAAGCTACGACACCCTGCCGCCCCTGCTCGATGCCGACGACGAATTCTCCGCCCGCAAAGACCCGCGCTACGCCCACCTGCCGCAAAGCGTCATCCCCGACGGCGAAAACCTCAAAACCACCCTCGAACGCGTGCTGCCCATCTGGCAGGACCGCATCGCCCCCGCCGTTTTGGCGGGCAAACGCGTCCTCGTCGCCGCCCACGGCAACAGCCTGCGCGCCCTGGTCAAACACCTCGAAGGCATCTCCGACGACGACATCATGGGTGTGGAAATCCCCACCGGACAACCGCTGGTGTACCAACTCGGCGACAAACTGAACGTGTTGGAAAAATTCTATCTGTAA
- a CDS encoding surface-adhesin E family protein: MNAQRALRLSATALAAALILAGCPANVPQAGGDWHNLGEAGNGNLMLALDKNSIRRNGPLVTFRDRKIVVDMKNERFVNVPPYKTAISTWEMHCANKTFRLVSSTLYDDKGKIISEETYTAVDIRPMAVPPNSLTDEQRKIVCAG; this comes from the coding sequence ATGAACGCCCAACGCGCCCTGCGCCTGTCCGCAACCGCCCTCGCCGCCGCCCTGATACTGGCCGGCTGCCCCGCCAACGTGCCGCAGGCCGGCGGCGACTGGCACAACCTCGGCGAAGCGGGCAACGGCAATCTGATGCTCGCGCTCGACAAAAACAGCATCCGCCGCAACGGCCCGCTCGTTACCTTCCGCGACCGCAAAATCGTCGTCGATATGAAAAACGAACGCTTCGTCAACGTGCCGCCCTACAAAACCGCCATCAGCACCTGGGAAATGCACTGCGCCAACAAAACTTTCCGCCTCGTCTCCTCCACCCTCTACGACGACAAAGGCAAAATCATCTCCGAAGAAACCTACACCGCCGTGGACATCCGCCCCATGGCCGTGCCGCCCAACTCGCTCACCGACGAACAGCGCAAAATCGTCTGCGCCGGATAG